A stretch of Tripterygium wilfordii isolate XIE 37 chromosome 11, ASM1340144v1, whole genome shotgun sequence DNA encodes these proteins:
- the LOC120008593 gene encoding probable WRKY transcription factor 7, translated as MAVELMMASKVPENAIKEAAAAGMQSVEQVLRLLSQTNLGQQQEQQQYPDSSSKLDLNIEAVADVAVDNFKKVISLLGRTRTGHARFRRAPIAPPPQQVQEPGPSGSLTSNTLQSNEQKVSAFKVYQPTATHRLPPLPRKASTKNGFSERNDAPATINFSNSPNISPSTSFMSSLTGDTDSMHQSISSGFKFTNPSNGMPPLPSSSMKRKCNSMDDGALRCGSSSARCHCSKKRKSRVKSVIRIPAISSKMADIPSDEYSWRKYGQKPIKGSPHPRGYYKCSSVRGCPARKHVERASDDPMMLIVTYENDHKHFISSDARVLESS; from the exons ATGGCTGTGGAATTGATGATGGCTTCCAAGGTGCCTGAAAACGCTATCAAGGAAGCTGCGGCTGCTGGGATGCAGAGTGTCGAGCAGGTCCTTAGATTGCTCTCTCAAACCAATTTAGGACAACAACAAGAGCAGCAACAATACCCAGATTCGTCTTCAAAACTAGACCTCAATATCGAGGCTGTTGCAGATGTTGCTGTCGACAACTTCAAGAAGGTAATTTCTTTGTTGGGTCGAACCAGAACAGGACATGCTCGGTTCAGAAGGGCACCTATTGCTCCTCCTCCACAGCAGGTTCAAGAGCCAGGGCCTTCGGGTTCGTTGACTAGTAATACTCTTcaatcaaatgaacaaaaagtcTCTGCTTTTAAGGTTTATCAGCCCACAGCAACTCATCGTCTGCCTCCTCTGCCTCGTAAGGCATCTACAAAGAATGGGTTTTCAGAGAGGAATGATGCACCTGCTACCATCAATTTCTCGAATTCTCCAAATATTTCGCCGAGTACTTCTTTTATGTCTTCTCTAACAGGGGATACTGACAGTATGCATCAATCTATATCATCTGGGTTTAAGTTCACAAACCCGTCGAATGGAATGCCTCCTCTGCCTTCTTCATCGATGAAGAGAAAGTGTAATTCCATGGATGATGGTGCTCTCAGATGTGGATCTTCTTCTGCTCGTTGTCATTGTTCCAAGAAAAG AAAATCAAGAGTTAAAAGCGTTATTAGAATTCCTGCAATAAGTAGCAAGATGGCTGATATTCCTTCAGATGAGTATTCTTGGAGAAAGTATGGACAGAAACCCATCAAAGGGTCTCCACATCCAAG GGGGTATTACAAATGCAGTAGCGTGAGAGGGTGTCCAGCAAGAAAGCATGTGGAGCGTGCATCAGACGATCCAATGATGCTGATAGTCACATATGAAAATGATCACAAGCACTTCATCTCCTCTGATGCCCGAGTTCTTGAatcctcttaa
- the LOC120008592 gene encoding uncharacterized protein At4g06744 produces MTTTTVLTFYILFTSLLVNNTIAHTNDRETPELVVGINISSSKGTIFEGSSLPLPSHQELLTFIDQRLAVIYPIIQKFKSIITSDPLGITSSWVGSDICNYKGFYCDSPPDNKSALAVASIDFNGFQLSAPTLDGFLDQLPDIALFHANSNNFGGTISPSIAKLPYLYELDISNNQFSGPFPVAVLGMDGLTFLDIRFNFFTGAVPAQIFTQNLDVLFINNNNFMQRLPDISSTHILYLTLANNKFTGPIPRSIFKAMSSLTEVLLLNNQLTGCLPYEIGLLEEAIVFDIGDNQLTGRLPFSLGCLSKVEQLNFAGNKLFGAIPDVLCLLESLVNVSLSNNYFTHVGPFCRILIRKGVIDVRNNCIPGLPFQRNVTDCAIFFAHPRFCPRMWSYTCIPCEIPGFSSSNSYVPQVAPSP; encoded by the coding sequence ATGACAACAACTACAGTTTTAACTTTCTACATCCTCTTCACTTCTCTGCTTGTCAACAACACTATTGCACATACTAACGACAGAGAAACACCAGAATTGGTTGTTGGTATCAATATAAGCTCTAGCAAAGGCACAATCTTTGAAGGATCATCACTGCCTTTGCCTTCACATCAAGAGTTGTTGACATTCATTGATCAGAGGCTCGCAGTGATCTACCCTATCATCCAAAAGTTCAAGTCCATAATCACATCAGATCCTCTTGGGATTACTAGCTCCTGGGTTGGTTCTGATATATGCAATTACAAGGGCTTCTACTGTGATTCTCCTCCAGACAACAAGTCGGCTTTAGCTGTTGCTTCGATTGACTTCAATGGGTTTCAACTTTCTGCACCGACTCTTGATGGGTTTCTTGATCAACTCCCTGATATTGCTCTGTTTCATGCTAATTCAAACAACTTTGGAGGCACCATTTCACCAAGTATTGCCAAGCTTCCCTATCTATACGAGCTTGACATAAGCAACAACCAATTCTCAGGTCCATTTCCGGTGGCTGTTCTCGGCATGGATGGCCTGACGTTCTTGGACATTCGGTTCAATTTCTTCACAGGAGCAGTTCCAGCACAAATCTTTACACAAAACCTTGATGTTCtattcatcaacaacaacaattttATGCAGAGGCTGCCAGACATAAGTAGTACTCATATTCTGTATCTCACTTTGGCCAACAACAAATTCACCGGTCCGATCCCGCGAAGCATTTTCAAAGCCATGTCTTCTTTAACTGAGGTTCTGTTATTGAACAACCAATTGACAGGTTGTTTACCTTATGAGATTGGACTGTTGGAAGAGGCTATAGTGTTCGATATCGGTGACAATCAATTAACGGGGCGTCTACCGTTTTCTTTGGGATGTTTGAGCAAAGTGGAGCAGCTGAATTTTGCAGGAAACAAGTTGTTCGGTGCAATACCAGATGTTCTTTGTTTGCTGGAAAGTTTGGTCAATGTATCGTTGTCCAACAATTATTTCACACACGTTGGTCCATTTTGTAGGATTTTGATAAGGAAAGGAGTGATTGATGTTAGGAACAATTGCATTCCTGGTCTTCCATTCCAAAGGAATGTTACTGATTGTGCAATTTTCTTCGCTCACCCAAGGTTCTGCCCTCGAATGTGGTCTTACACTTGCATTCCCTGTGAGATTCCTGGATTTAGTTCTTCTAATTCCTATGTTCCTCAAGTAGCTCCTTCACCTTGA